A part of Oscillospiraceae bacterium genomic DNA contains:
- a CDS encoding methyltransferase domain-containing protein, producing MNMLKNAVELSHFYLKQFLKEGSFVVDATCGNGGDTLFLAEIVGENGLVYGFDIQKDAIENTKIRLENVSLSNRVQLFQDGHENMEKYLGCKMADAFVFNLGYLPKGDHALHTKPDTTIIAIQTALKHLNKEGIIAVSIYHGGDSGYEERDSVLSYLETLDKHNYNVIIHHYSNKPNDPPILAVICHNH from the coding sequence ATGAATATGCTAAAAAACGCTGTTGAACTATCACATTTTTATTTAAAACAATTTTTAAAAGAAGGTTCATTTGTTGTGGATGCTACCTGCGGAAATGGCGGCGATACTCTTTTTTTGGCAGAAATTGTCGGAGAAAACGGTCTTGTTTATGGCTTTGATATCCAAAAGGATGCAATCGAAAACACAAAAATTCGATTAGAAAATGTATCCCTATCCAACCGAGTTCAATTATTTCAAGACGGACATGAAAATATGGAAAAATACCTTGGTTGCAAAATGGCTGATGCATTTGTATTTAATTTAGGATATCTGCCAAAAGGAGACCATGCACTTCATACCAAGCCTGATACAACAATTATTGCCATTCAAACAGCTTTGAAACACCTGAATAAAGAGGGGATTATTGCAGTCAGTATCTATCATGGCGGTGACAGCGGATACGAAGAACGGGACAGTGTACTTTCTTATTTGGAGACGTTAGATAAGCACAATTATAATGTAATTATTCATCATTATTCCAACAAACCAAATGATCCGCCGATTTTGGCTGTAATTTGCCATAATCATTAA
- a CDS encoding DUF1653 domain-containing protein, with protein sequence MNMKLGKYRHFKGNEYEALYIAKHSETLEEMVVYRALYGEFGIWVRPLSMWEETVIHEGREVKRFTYIGEE encoded by the coding sequence ATTAACATGAAACTTGGAAAATACAGACATTTTAAAGGCAACGAATACGAAGCGCTCTATATTGCGAAACATAGTGAAACCTTAGAAGAAATGGTAGTTTACCGTGCTTTATACGGTGAATTTGGCATTTGGGTACGTCCGTTATCCATGTGGGAAGAAACTGTTATCCACGAGGGCAGGGAAGTAAAGCGTTTTACCTATATCGGAGAAGAGTAA
- a CDS encoding TatD family deoxyribonuclease has product MIIDSHSHYDDERFDIDREELLLGLKQKNVEKIINVGYNLESSKRAVQFSNTYDFCYAAVGFHPSDAADCSEDALTELIELTKDPKVVCWGEIGLDYHYDNIDKEQQKEVFIRQMEIARNLQIPVAIHTRDAMADTLEIVKKCQTNGVFHCYSGSLEIAKELVKIGYYISFSGTVTYKNAKNVKEVAKWIPADKYLIETDCPYLSPEPVRGTRNDSSNLNYTAQHIAELRNIPVEQVIRETNENTKRLFGII; this is encoded by the coding sequence ATGATTATTGATAGCCACAGTCACTATGATGATGAACGTTTTGATATTGACCGTGAAGAATTATTACTAGGTTTAAAACAGAAAAACGTGGAAAAAATTATCAATGTAGGATACAATTTAGAATCTAGTAAACGTGCTGTACAATTTTCAAATACTTACGATTTTTGTTATGCTGCAGTTGGTTTTCATCCCAGTGATGCTGCAGATTGTTCTGAAGATGCTCTAACCGAGCTGATTGAACTGACCAAAGACCCTAAGGTGGTATGTTGGGGTGAAATCGGACTGGACTATCATTATGATAACATTGATAAAGAGCAACAAAAAGAAGTATTCATTCGACAAATGGAAATTGCCAGAAATTTACAAATCCCAGTGGCAATTCATACCAGAGATGCTATGGCTGATACATTGGAAATTGTAAAAAAATGCCAAACCAATGGTGTGTTTCATTGTTATTCAGGAAGTCTGGAAATTGCTAAGGAATTGGTAAAGATTGGATATTATATTTCGTTTTCAGGAACTGTAACCTATAAGAATGCAAAAAATGTAAAAGAAGTTGCCAAATGGATTCCTGCAGATAAATATTTAATTGAAACGGATTGTCCGTATCTGTCGCCGGAGCCTGTGCGAGGAACCCGAAATGATTCGTCCAATTTAAACTATACTGCACAACATATTGCAGAACTTCGAAATATTCCTGTAGAACAGGTTATCAGAGAAACCAATGAAAATACAAAGCGTCTATTCGGTATCATATAA
- a CDS encoding NCS2 family permease — protein sequence MEKLFKLKEHGTDIKTEIIAGITTFLAMSYILAVNPGMLGIIPDGPGPAAIFMATAISAAIATICMAFFANYPVALASGMGLNAFFTYTVCLGMGYSYKVALTAILIEGFVFMILSVFKFRETLVNKIPKNLKLGITAGIGLFITIIALINAGIVVNNDSTLVGLGNLGSPQVVLAVVGLIIIGALHHYKLKGDILIGILATWVLGIIAELIGWYVVDIEAGVYSLIPSLSWESIKSNFAAPALFQFDFAFIAQNFMSFAVVMFTFLYTDIFDTVGTLIGVAQKGDLLAQDGSLPKAGGALMADAVGTVAGACLGTSTVTSYVESSAGVAAGGRTGLTALTTGILFLIAIPFAPIFLAIPGFATAPAMIFVGLLMLSSVTQMDFESDVADAIGGFLAIVMMPFAYSIATGIMFAVVSWVILKILTGKAKDISPIMWISLVLFAIYIYTTIA from the coding sequence ATGGAAAAACTTTTTAAGCTCAAAGAGCATGGCACTGATATCAAAACTGAAATTATTGCCGGAATTACCACCTTTTTAGCAATGTCTTACATTTTAGCAGTGAATCCCGGTATGTTGGGAATTATTCCGGACGGTCCCGGTCCCGCTGCTATCTTTATGGCAACAGCAATTTCTGCAGCAATTGCAACTATTTGTATGGCTTTTTTTGCAAATTACCCCGTGGCTTTGGCATCCGGGATGGGATTGAACGCATTTTTCACATACACAGTTTGTCTTGGAATGGGATATTCCTACAAAGTGGCATTAACGGCCATTTTAATTGAAGGTTTCGTCTTTATGATTCTTTCCGTATTCAAATTCAGAGAAACCTTGGTAAACAAAATTCCGAAAAATTTAAAACTTGGCATCACAGCCGGTATTGGCTTATTTATCACAATTATTGCTTTAATCAATGCAGGTATTGTTGTAAACAATGATTCTACATTAGTAGGTTTAGGAAATTTAGGTTCCCCTCAGGTTGTTTTAGCAGTTGTAGGATTAATCATCATTGGAGCATTGCACCACTATAAATTAAAAGGCGATATTTTAATTGGTATCTTGGCAACATGGGTATTGGGAATCATTGCAGAATTAATCGGTTGGTATGTGGTTGATATTGAAGCAGGGGTATACTCTCTGATACCTTCGCTTTCTTGGGAATCCATCAAATCCAATTTTGCTGCTCCTGCGTTGTTCCAATTTGATTTTGCTTTTATTGCGCAGAACTTTATGTCCTTTGCTGTAGTAATGTTTACCTTTCTTTATACTGATATTTTTGATACCGTTGGTACTTTAATTGGTGTGGCACAAAAAGGGGACTTATTAGCACAAGATGGTTCACTTCCGAAAGCAGGTGGTGCTTTAATGGCGGATGCTGTTGGTACTGTTGCAGGGGCATGTCTTGGTACATCAACTGTTACCAGTTATGTGGAATCTTCTGCCGGTGTTGCTGCAGGCGGCAGAACCGGATTAACTGCGTTAACCACCGGGATCTTATTCTTAATCGCAATTCCTTTTGCTCCTATTTTCTTAGCAATTCCCGGATTCGCTACTGCTCCTGCTATGATTTTCGTTGGCCTTTTGATGCTCTCAAGTGTGACACAAATGGATTTTGAAAGTGATGTTGCAGATGCGATTGGCGGATTTCTGGCAATTGTAATGATGCCTTTTGCATATTCTATTGCAACCGGTATTATGTTCGCTGTTGTATCCTGGGTTATTTTAAAAATCTTAACCGGAAAAGCGAAAGATATTTCACCGATTATGTGGATTTCACTTGTTTTGTTTGCAATTTACATTTACACAACAATTGCATAA
- a CDS encoding DUF896 domain-containing protein: MNIQRINELAKKSREVGLTEEEKLEQKKLRDEYIAAFRGNLKQTLDQTYIMDEQGNKVKLGKKQ; encoded by the coding sequence ATGAATATTCAAAGAATCAATGAACTTGCAAAAAAATCCCGCGAAGTCGGTTTAACCGAAGAAGAAAAACTGGAACAGAAAAAACTGCGTGACGAATATATCGCAGCATTTCGCGGCAATTTAAAACAAACCTTAGACCAGACTTATATTATGGATGAACAAGGTAATAAAGTAAAACTGGGGAAAAAACAATAA
- a CDS encoding redox-sensing transcriptional repressor Rex, with protein MTQRKKVSEAVIKRLPRYYRHLSQLLEGNIDRISSNELAQRMHITASQVRQDLNNFGGFGQQGYGYNVEVLHAEIGNILGLGQELSCVLVGAGNLGHAVANYTNFERRGFKIKAIFDNNPDVIGTEINGLVVQPVHRLTSFIQEYEIKIAMLTLPATSVKELIDDIVEAGVKGIWNFSYLDVEVPSNVALVNVHLSDSLMTLAYKLNEIEHFENIK; from the coding sequence ATGACACAGAGAAAAAAAGTTTCTGAAGCCGTTATCAAACGACTTCCAAGATATTACAGGCATTTATCTCAGCTTTTAGAAGGTAATATTGACCGTATTTCCTCTAATGAGTTAGCCCAAAGAATGCATATTACCGCATCTCAGGTTCGTCAGGATTTGAATAATTTTGGCGGTTTTGGTCAGCAAGGATACGGATATAATGTTGAAGTGCTTCATGCCGAAATTGGTAATATACTGGGTTTGGGGCAAGAACTTTCCTGTGTTTTAGTCGGAGCAGGGAACTTAGGTCATGCTGTTGCAAATTACACTAATTTTGAACGTCGAGGTTTTAAAATCAAAGCCATTTTTGATAATAATCCCGATGTAATCGGAACCGAAATTAACGGCTTAGTCGTTCAACCTGTTCATCGCTTAACATCATTTATTCAGGAATATGAAATTAAAATTGCCATGCTGACTCTTCCTGCAACATCAGTTAAAGAACTGATTGATGATATCGTAGAAGCGGGAGTCAAAGGAATCTGGAATTTTTCCTATTTAGATGTAGAGGTTCCGTCAAATGTTGCTTTAGTAAATGTACATCTATCTGATAGTTTAATGACATTAGCTTATAAATTAAACGAAATAGAACACTTTGAAAACATAAAATAA
- a CDS encoding lactate utilization protein has translation MIYDFINLKNNLEKKGYFVSVFDTKEDAKKYLNANIDGKTVGVGGSVTLREMDLLEALSTHNTVYCHDKKPENLSVMETRTLASRAEVYISSANAISEQGDIINIDGTGNRVAATTYGPNKVYLVIGSNKVAPNFEAALFRARNISAPLNAKRLNRNTPCAKNADKCYNCNSPERICRALSVFWTKPSGAEYEVVLVKESLGY, from the coding sequence ATGATATATGATTTTATCAACCTAAAAAATAATCTGGAAAAAAAGGGGTATTTTGTTTCTGTATTTGATACAAAAGAAGATGCCAAAAAATACTTAAATGCTAACATTGACGGAAAAACCGTTGGAGTTGGCGGTTCTGTGACACTTCGTGAAATGGATCTGCTGGAAGCATTATCTACACACAACACAGTATATTGTCACGATAAAAAGCCGGAAAACCTGTCAGTTATGGAAACCAGAACCTTGGCAAGTCGGGCAGAAGTTTATATTAGTTCAGCCAACGCAATTTCCGAGCAGGGAGATATCATCAATATTGACGGAACAGGAAACCGTGTGGCTGCAACAACATATGGTCCCAATAAAGTTTATTTGGTAATCGGTTCCAATAAAGTTGCTCCTAATTTTGAAGCAGCGTTATTTCGAGCAAGAAACATATCAGCACCCTTAAACGCAAAACGGTTAAACCGTAACACACCATGTGCCAAAAATGCCGATAAGTGCTACAATTGTAATAGCCCTGAACGAATTTGCAGAGCTCTTTCTGTTTTTTGGACAAAACCAAGCGGTGCTGAATACGAAGTTGTTTTAGTGAAAGAATCATTGGGGTATTAA
- a CDS encoding PolC-type DNA polymerase III, with amino-acid sequence MCYTEKVTKCGWRGIMNLVEIFGQAPEVIKYKELLSEGKLQDFTVYQEQKKIETIVFFPQIISKQLIFNIAKSIREAYGLSVIKLFVRYPEDLFSSAYYSEILTYISLKIPGVKQFIENSSATFHNGVLEIQLAGTGAELLLHNGVGEEIKKMILEEFSIEIDVIFRDGIEVSLAQPEEYIEKRAESIRETIATEMEETLKELSEKKKSPIVMGKEIKGNVVSIASLNSETGRVIIMAEVFHMEDRETRNGFMALNMDVTDGTSSVTIKKLFTKEEYAGFTDRVKVGSYLKIRGETMYDKYLRDFVINPYDIMLEEKEVRMDYAEEKRVELHLHTKMSAVDGVSDVEALIDAAAKWGHKAIAITDHGVLQAYPEAYLHVKKKKLDIKLLFGVECYLLDDLAEIYQGDEKSLDTEYVIFDLETTGLSPETERITEIGAVKMKNGEVVDRFSEFVNPRKQLTPEISQLTGITDDMLIDKPDETVIIPKFMEFVGDAVLVAHNANFDMSFIYAVCERLSIPVKNGYLDTLDLARRVFPDLRNHKLDTLAKETNVRLEGHHRAVNDAEALYGIFLVLLEKVKEAGIETLWGMNTKLTKNTENLRPYHGIILVKNKTGLLNLYKLVTNSNLLHYKKRPRMLKSELQIMHEGLIYGSACEAGELYQAIRGGASKANIEKIANFYDFLEVQPLGNNEFMVDNGQHTQADLIRFNKEIIELGKKFEKPVVATGDVHFLNPEDSAYRKILMYGHGFKDADKQAPLYLRTTEEMLEEFWYLDEETKKEIVINNPNLIADWCDDEIIPIPKEKHPPVIPGSEDELRQMTYDRAKEIYGDDLPQLVRERMDKELNSIITNGFSVMYIIAQKLVKKSLQDGYLVGSRGSVGSSFVAFLSGITEVNALCAHYICENPDCKYSEFFTNGEYNSGYDMPEKNCPHCGRRLKQDGHDIPFETFLGFNGDKEPDIDLNFSGDYQPIIHKYCEEIFGEGHVFRAGTISTIAEKNAMGYVRKYVEEKNLSVHSAEMRRLAKGCEGVKKTTGQHPGGVMIVPKENEVFEFCPIAHPADDANSDIVTTHFAYTYLHDCLLKLDLLGHDDPTMIRMLKDLTGLDPQSIPLEDKDTMSLFTGTDALGVTAEDINSTVGTFGVPEFGTKFVRQMLVDTKPTTFSELVRISGLSHGTDVWLNNAQDLINSGTTTLKEAICTRDDIMTYLIYKNLPPKTAFTIMESVRKGKGLNDEWEAIMREHDVPEWYIDSCKKIKYMFPKAHAVAYVTMAFRIAYYKVHHPLAYYATYFTVRADDFDADIMVGDKVIPKIKEYEAIGPDANAKEKNILTILEMCNEMQKRGFKFLPVDLYRSDSSKFLIEENALRLPFTAIKGLGETAAETIVEARKQGDFFTKEDLLDRTKISKTILEQMDQMGCTKGLPDSPQMSLFDFV; translated from the coding sequence ATGTGTTATACTGAAAAGGTAACGAAATGTGGTTGGAGAGGAATTATGAATTTAGTAGAAATTTTTGGTCAAGCACCGGAAGTAATCAAATATAAAGAGTTATTATCCGAAGGAAAACTTCAGGATTTTACAGTTTATCAGGAACAAAAGAAAATTGAAACCATCGTATTTTTCCCTCAGATTATTTCAAAACAATTGATTTTTAATATTGCTAAAAGTATTCGAGAAGCTTATGGGTTATCTGTTATCAAATTATTTGTCCGTTATCCGGAAGATTTGTTTTCGTCTGCCTACTATTCGGAAATTTTAACCTACATTTCTTTGAAAATACCCGGTGTCAAACAGTTCATAGAGAATTCGTCTGCAACTTTTCACAACGGAGTTCTTGAAATTCAATTAGCGGGGACCGGAGCTGAATTGCTTTTGCATAACGGCGTGGGAGAAGAAATCAAAAAAATGATTTTGGAAGAATTTTCGATAGAAATTGACGTCATTTTTCGCGACGGCATTGAAGTTTCTCTTGCGCAACCTGAGGAGTACATTGAAAAGCGTGCAGAAAGTATTCGTGAAACGATTGCTACCGAAATGGAAGAAACGCTGAAAGAACTTTCTGAAAAGAAAAAAAGCCCTATTGTAATGGGGAAAGAAATTAAAGGGAATGTTGTATCAATAGCCTCGCTCAATTCTGAAACCGGTCGGGTTATTATTATGGCAGAAGTTTTTCATATGGAAGACAGGGAAACCAGAAATGGCTTTATGGCTCTCAATATGGATGTAACCGACGGGACATCATCTGTTACCATAAAAAAATTGTTTACCAAAGAAGAATATGCAGGATTTACAGATAGGGTAAAAGTTGGATCATATTTAAAAATCCGCGGTGAAACAATGTATGATAAGTATTTGCGGGATTTTGTGATTAATCCTTATGATATTATGCTGGAAGAGAAAGAAGTTCGTATGGATTATGCCGAAGAAAAACGTGTAGAACTTCATCTTCACACGAAAATGTCTGCTGTTGATGGTGTTTCAGATGTGGAAGCACTAATTGATGCTGCAGCAAAATGGGGACATAAAGCCATCGCAATTACAGACCACGGCGTTCTTCAGGCTTATCCGGAAGCTTATTTGCATGTTAAAAAGAAAAAATTAGATATTAAATTATTATTCGGTGTGGAATGTTATTTACTGGATGATTTAGCAGAAATTTATCAGGGAGATGAAAAGTCCCTGGATACCGAATATGTTATTTTCGATTTAGAAACTACAGGACTTTCTCCTGAAACCGAACGAATTACCGAAATCGGTGCGGTGAAAATGAAAAACGGGGAAGTGGTAGATCGTTTCTCCGAATTTGTAAACCCGAGAAAACAATTAACTCCTGAAATTTCTCAATTAACCGGAATTACCGATGATATGCTGATTGATAAACCGGATGAGACGGTAATAATTCCAAAATTTATGGAATTTGTTGGGGATGCAGTATTAGTAGCTCATAACGCAAATTTTGATATGAGCTTTATTTATGCTGTTTGTGAACGGTTAAGCATCCCTGTGAAAAACGGTTACTTAGATACTTTGGATCTGGCTCGAAGAGTATTTCCTGATTTAAGAAACCATAAGCTAGATACTTTAGCAAAGGAAACCAATGTCAGATTAGAAGGGCATCACCGAGCTGTAAATGATGCAGAAGCGCTTTATGGCATATTCCTTGTTCTGTTAGAAAAAGTAAAAGAAGCAGGGATTGAAACTCTTTGGGGAATGAATACAAAGCTCACAAAAAACACCGAAAATTTACGTCCGTATCACGGTATCATTTTGGTGAAAAATAAAACAGGATTATTAAATCTTTATAAATTGGTAACAAATTCCAACTTACTTCATTATAAGAAAAGACCGCGTATGTTAAAAAGTGAACTGCAAATTATGCACGAAGGATTAATTTACGGCAGTGCATGTGAAGCAGGAGAATTGTATCAGGCAATCCGTGGTGGTGCTTCAAAAGCAAATATTGAAAAAATTGCTAATTTTTATGATTTTTTGGAAGTACAACCATTGGGAAATAATGAATTCATGGTTGACAACGGCCAACACACCCAAGCCGATTTAATTCGTTTTAATAAAGAAATTATTGAACTTGGTAAAAAATTTGAGAAGCCTGTTGTGGCAACCGGAGACGTTCATTTCTTAAATCCCGAAGACAGTGCTTATCGAAAAATTTTAATGTATGGCCACGGTTTTAAGGATGCAGATAAACAGGCTCCCTTATACCTAAGAACCACCGAAGAAATGCTGGAGGAATTTTGGTATCTGGATGAAGAAACAAAAAAGGAGATTGTAATTAACAATCCCAATTTAATTGCTGATTGGTGCGATGATGAGATTATTCCGATTCCCAAAGAAAAGCACCCGCCCGTCATTCCCGGATCCGAAGATGAACTTCGTCAAATGACTTATGATAGAGCCAAAGAAATTTACGGAGATGATTTACCGCAGTTGGTACGTGAGCGAATGGATAAGGAATTAAATTCCATTATCACAAATGGTTTCTCAGTAATGTATATTATTGCGCAGAAATTGGTAAAAAAATCTTTACAGGACGGATATTTGGTCGGTTCCCGAGGATCTGTCGGTTCATCGTTTGTTGCATTTTTATCAGGAATAACTGAGGTAAATGCACTTTGTGCACATTATATCTGCGAAAATCCTGATTGTAAATACTCTGAATTTTTTACGAACGGCGAATACAATTCAGGTTACGATATGCCGGAAAAAAACTGTCCTCATTGCGGAAGACGCTTAAAACAGGACGGTCACGATATTCCTTTTGAAACCTTCTTAGGTTTTAACGGTGATAAAGAACCTGATATTGACTTGAATTTTTCAGGAGATTATCAGCCCATTATCCATAAATATTGCGAAGAAATTTTTGGCGAAGGCCATGTGTTCCGTGCCGGAACTATTTCTACCATTGCAGAGAAAAATGCGATGGGATATGTAAGAAAATATGTAGAAGAAAAGAATCTTTCTGTTCATTCTGCAGAAATGAGACGTCTTGCCAAAGGATGTGAAGGTGTTAAGAAAACAACTGGACAACATCCCGGTGGGGTTATGATTGTACCAAAAGAAAATGAAGTGTTTGAATTCTGTCCTATTGCACATCCTGCAGATGATGCAAACAGCGATATTGTCACCACACACTTTGCTTACACCTACTTACACGATTGTCTGCTGAAGCTTGACTTGTTAGGACACGATGATCCGACAATGATTCGTATGTTAAAAGATTTAACAGGATTAGATCCACAGAGCATTCCGCTGGAAGACAAGGATACCATGTCGTTGTTTACCGGAACCGACGCCTTAGGTGTAACTGCCGAAGATATCAACTCCACGGTTGGTACTTTTGGTGTACCTGAATTTGGTACAAAATTTGTCCGACAGATGTTAGTGGATACCAAACCTACCACATTTTCAGAACTGGTTCGAATATCAGGGCTTTCTCACGGTACAGATGTATGGCTGAATAATGCTCAGGATTTAATTAATTCAGGCACTACAACCTTAAAAGAAGCAATTTGTACCCGTGACGATATTATGACCTATCTGATTTATAAAAATTTACCGCCCAAAACGGCATTTACCATTATGGAAAGCGTTCGTAAAGGAAAAGGGTTGAATGATGAATGGGAAGCAATTATGCGTGAACATGATGTTCCTGAATGGTATATTGACAGTTGTAAGAAAATTAAGTATATGTTCCCGAAGGCTCATGCAGTTGCTTATGTAACCATGGCTTTCAGAATTGCATATTATAAAGTTCATCATCCATTAGCTTATTATGCTACTTATTTTACCGTAAGGGCTGATGATTTTGATGCTGACATTATGGTTGGCGATAAAGTAATTCCAAAAATCAAAGAATATGAAGCAATTGGTCCGGATGCCAATGCCAAAGAAAAGAATATCCTGACTATTTTGGAAATGTGTAATGAAATGCAGAAACGTGGTTTTAAGTTTTTGCCTGTTGATTTATACCGTTCAGATTCTTCGAAATTTTTAATTGAAGAAAATGCATTGCGTTTACCGTTTACCGCAATTAAAGGACTGGGAGAAACGGCAGCAGAAACTATTGTAGAAGCGAGAAAACAAGGAGATTTCTTTACAAAAGAAGATTTGTTGGATCGTACTAAAATATCCAAAACTATTTTGGAACAAATGGACCAGATGGGTTGCACCAAAGGATTACCCGATTCTCCTCAGATGAGCTTATTTGATTTTGTGTAA